GCTGGTATGCGCTGGCTTCCTCCAAGGGGTTAAGCTGCACACGGTGGATATTCTCCAGCAGGGCATCCCGGAGCATGTCCTGGTCATCGGTCTCCCGGACAATAGCGGGAATCGTGTCAAGTCCGGCCAGCTTCGAGGCACGCAGACGACGCTCGCCCATGATCAACTCATAAGTGGAGTCTCCGGTGGGACGAACAACAACGGGCTGAAGGAGACCGAACTCTGTGATCGAGTGAACCAGCTCATTGAGGGGTTCTTCCTCAAAGGTCTCCCGCGGATTCTTCCGGTTGCGGCGGATTGAGCCAAGAGGGAGCTCCCGGTAGGTCGCTCCGATGTTCTCTTGCGGCACCTCGGCAGATTCCGGGCCTTTGGTGCGGCTAGTAGTGGTAGTGCGCCCCTCGGAAGTAACGTCACTGTGACGCTGACCCGCTGGACCGAGAATGACGTCTGCCGCGCCAGCACCCAACCTCGGCTTCGACGGGCTGGTCGGAATCAGGGCCGCAAGTCCTCGACCGAGACCACCACGCTGAGTCTCTGTCTGAGGAAGCTGGGGGAGGGTCGGCTTGTTCTTCTCTGACATCAGTTACTGCTTCCTGTC
The genomic region above belongs to Corynebacterium glyciniphilum AJ 3170 and contains:
- a CDS encoding ParB/RepB/Spo0J family partition protein, with protein sequence MSEKNKPTLPQLPQTETQRGGLGRGLAALIPTSPSKPRLGAGAADVILGPAGQRHSDVTSEGRTTTTSRTKGPESAEVPQENIGATYRELPLGSIRRNRKNPRETFEEEPLNELVHSITEFGLLQPVVVRPTGDSTYELIMGERRLRASKLAGLDTIPAIVRETDDQDMLRDALLENIHRVQLNPLEEASAYQQLLEEFDVTQAELARRLGRSRPLITNMIRLLQLPVGAQRKVAAGVLSAGHARALLGVKAGPEAQDQLAERIIAEGLSVRATEEAVVLLNRGDEQVPRKSRAPRDQPEAVTQWATSAADALDTRVTVQMGAKKGKIVVEFGDEDDFERITDLLKLPRE